The following proteins are encoded in a genomic region of Danio rerio strain Tuebingen ecotype United States chromosome 16, GRCz12tu, whole genome shotgun sequence:
- the ankrd34a gene encoding ankyrin repeat domain-containing protein 34A → MGDGGALHTEGNALLKAVFHGKLRLTRLLLEGGAYINEGNERGETPIIAACLAGYDDPQTRQRMVRYLLEKGADPNIPDKTGRTALMHACAELAGKEVVSLLLENGADPSLKDYSGASALVHAINKGDRDTLQVLLDACKAKGKEVIIITTDTSPSGTKKTKQYLNSPPSPGIVDKLSPACMSPSEVEIHTTGSGPGEEEEGIFSFAMTSALPLPSSRPPGERRPPPRKLLKRLNSEPWGLVAPSVLAERAERIEGDLAEEDKLVSEMNGMTVSGPGRPLLSRRHSIETHDPSSPKLMDRSCSEDCAALCGSSWADKVNQHQSLYRRNTAPETQDNVAQASAGIRGLPHPKLTRMEHYESDTHLCPTSIPGSPDSGRVSVERRKYNASPLSLLTSSSRESLESIPNSVSPITMRRRPTGLLERRGSGTLLLDHISHTRPGFLPPLNVNPQRPIPDIRANGKPTSPVHSGSKILLPVAPSSPKRGPDFKMKKKLMRRHSMQTEQMKQLSTFREILTEKVMEMNGD, encoded by the coding sequence ATGGGTGATGGAGGGGCCTTGCACACAGAGGGCAATGCCCTTCTGAAGGCAGTGTTTCATGGCAAACTCCGCCTTACCCGCCTCCTTCTTGAGGGCGGAGCTTATATCAATGAGGGGAATGAGCGAGGGGAGACGCCCATCATAGCTGCCTGTCTGGCAGGATATGATGATCCACAAACCCGGCAGAGAATGGTGCGCTACCTGCTGGAGAAGGGAGCAGACCCAAATATTCCCGATAAAACGGGCCGGACTGCTTTAATGCATGCATGTGCAGAACTGGCAGGCAAAGAGGTGGTGTCGCTGCTGCTGGAAAACGGTGCTGATCCCAGTTTGAAAGACTACTCTGGGGCTTCGGCACTCGTACATGCCATCAATAAGGGTGATCGAGACACTCTCCAGGTCCTACTGGATGCCTGCAAAGCCAAAGGCAAAGAGGTAATCATCATTACCACCGATACATCTCCCTCTGGCACTAAAAAGACCAAACAATACCTGAACTCCCCACCATCTCCTGGTATAGTGGACAAGCTCTCCCCTGCTTGCATGTCTCCATCAGAAGTGGAGATCCATACCACTGGATCTGGCCCTGGTGAGGAAGAGGAAGGTATCTTCAGCTTTGCCATGACTTCAGCACTTCCGCTACCATCCAGCAGACCACCAGGGGAGCGGAGACCACCACCCCGCAAGCTTCTGAAAAGACTGAACTCTGAGCCTTGGGGTCTGGTTGCTCCTTCCGTACTTGCTGAGCGAGCTGAGAGGATAGAGGGTGATTTAGCAGAGGAGGACAAACTGGTCTCGGAGATGAATGGGATGACAGTTTCTGGTCCAGGCAGACCTCTCCTGTCACGTAGGCACAGTATAGAGACCCATGACCCATCTTCTCCGAAGCTGATGGACCGGTCCTGTTCAGAAGACTGTGCCGCACTTTGTGGTTCTTCCTGGGCAGATAAAGTTAATCAGCACCAATCACTGTATCGTAGAAACACGGCTCCTGAGACTCAAGACAATGTGGCTCAGGCATCAGCGGGCATCCGTGGCTTACCACACCCTAAACTCACCCGCATGGAGCACTATGAGTCGGACACTCACCTGTGTCCTACCTCCATCCCTGGATCTCCAGATTCTGGACGTGTCTCGGTTGAACGCCGCAAATACAATGCCTCTCCATTGTCATTGCTCACCAGCTCTTCTCGAGAGTCCCTGGAGAGCATTCCCAACTCAGTATCTCCTATCACAATGAGGCGGCGTCCCACAGGACTGCTGGAAAGGCGGGGATCAGGGACTCTCCTCTTGGACCACATCTCCCACACTCGACCAGGGTTCCTTCCACCCCTCAACGTCAATCCCCAGCGACCCATTCCTGATATCCGTGCCAACGGAAAGCCCACTTCTCCCGTTCACTCAGGGAGCAAGATCCTGCTGCCGGTCGCACCTTCATCCCCAAAACGTGGGCCAGACTTCAAGATGAAGAAAAAACTCATGAGGAGACACTCAATGCAGACGGAGCAGATGAAACAGCTATCGACCTTCCGGGAAATACTTACAGAAAAGGTGATGGAGATGAATGGAGATTGA